A DNA window from Anaerocolumna sp. AGMB13020 contains the following coding sequences:
- a CDS encoding Fur family transcriptional regulator, translated as MPDKKDRFKMLLKEKGLKVTTQRVDILEALEMRPDKHLTAEEIYEIVKEKNPDIGLATVYRTIQLLAELNLIDKLNLGDGFIRYEIGNRDEDRKGHHHHHLICLSCGNVLTFEGDLLDTLENQIQKSMSFEVVDHEVKLFGYCKECSAERKKE; from the coding sequence ATGCCTGATAAAAAAGATCGGTTTAAAATGCTGTTAAAAGAGAAAGGCCTTAAGGTTACCACCCAGCGAGTTGATATATTGGAGGCCTTAGAGATGAGACCGGATAAGCATTTAACAGCTGAAGAAATTTACGAGATTGTTAAAGAGAAGAATCCGGATATCGGATTAGCTACAGTATACAGGACAATTCAGTTATTGGCTGAATTGAACCTTATTGATAAACTGAATTTAGGTGACGGGTTCATACGTTATGAAATTGGTAATAGGGATGAGGACAGAAAAGGTCATCATCACCATCATCTGATATGTTTAAGTTGTGGAAATGTATTGACCTTCGAAGGGGATCTTTTGGATACCCTGGAAAATCAGATACAAAAATCCATGAGCTTTGAAGTGGTAGATCATGAGGTGAAGCTGTTCGGTTATTGCAAGGAATGCTCAGCTGAAAGAAAAAAAGAATAA
- a CDS encoding DUF1292 domain-containing protein — translation MEEQKNQVTFITEDNEEVQFNVMEQTKLNGYTYLLVTDSQSEGEDGVAYILKDLSAEGDEASLYTIVEDEEEMNLIADIFEELLEDVEFES, via the coding sequence ATGGAAGAACAGAAAAATCAAGTGACCTTTATTACAGAAGATAATGAAGAAGTCCAGTTTAATGTGATGGAGCAGACAAAATTAAATGGTTACACCTATTTACTGGTAACAGACTCTCAGAGTGAGGGAGAGGACGGTGTAGCTTATATCTTAAAGGATCTGTCTGCCGAAGGGGATGAAGCATCCCTATATACAATTGTAGAAGATGAAGAGGAAATGAATCTGATAGCGGATATTTTTGAAGAGCTGTTAGAGGATGTTGAATTTGAATCATAG
- the thiI gene encoding tRNA uracil 4-sulfurtransferase ThiI — MYKAFLIKYAEIGIKGKNRYIFENALKDQIKNALKDLGNFLVSKEQGRIYVECPDEFDYEESVEALKTVFGIAWICPVMIVDTIEWEDLKTAVGDYVDERYPDRNFTFKMEAKRADKNYPLTTPEMCMKMGGYLLDRFPELKVDVHNPQVRIMVEVRTRSYVYSEVIPGPGGMPVGTSGKAMLLLSGGIDSPVAGYMIAKRGVAIDAVYFHAPPYTSERAKQKVVDLAKLISRYTGPIKLHVVNFTDIQLYIYEKCPHEELTIIMRRYMMRIAETIAEESGCLGLITGESIGQVASQTLQSLMSTNEVCNMPVYRPLIAFDKQDIVTISEKINTYETSILPYEDCCTIFVAKHPVTKPSAKVIRHSEKLLEENIEAMTKTALETKEIIMIK; from the coding sequence ATGTATAAAGCATTTTTGATAAAATATGCGGAAATCGGAATCAAAGGTAAAAACAGATATATTTTTGAGAATGCCTTAAAGGATCAGATAAAGAATGCCTTAAAGGATCTCGGAAATTTTCTGGTGTCAAAAGAACAGGGAAGAATCTATGTTGAATGCCCTGATGAATTTGATTACGAGGAATCTGTTGAGGCCTTAAAAACAGTATTCGGAATTGCCTGGATCTGTCCTGTCATGATAGTGGATACCATTGAATGGGAAGATTTAAAAACTGCTGTAGGTGACTATGTTGACGAAAGATACCCTGACAGGAATTTTACCTTTAAGATGGAAGCAAAGAGAGCAGATAAGAATTATCCTCTGACGACACCTGAGATGTGTATGAAAATGGGTGGTTACCTGCTGGACAGATTTCCGGAATTAAAGGTGGATGTTCACAATCCTCAGGTACGTATCATGGTTGAGGTCAGAACCCGTTCCTATGTGTATTCCGAAGTAATTCCAGGTCCCGGCGGTATGCCAGTTGGAACCAGCGGTAAAGCCATGCTGCTTCTTTCTGGTGGTATCGACAGTCCTGTAGCCGGCTATATGATAGCAAAAAGAGGCGTTGCAATTGATGCAGTCTATTTCCACGCGCCCCCGTATACCAGTGAAAGAGCGAAACAGAAGGTAGTAGATCTTGCGAAGCTTATTTCTCGTTATACCGGCCCTATTAAGCTGCATGTAGTTAATTTTACAGATATTCAGCTCTATATCTATGAGAAATGCCCTCATGAAGAGCTTACCATTATTATGAGACGTTATATGATGCGTATAGCTGAAACGATTGCAGAAGAATCCGGCTGTCTCGGACTCATAACCGGTGAGAGCATCGGCCAGGTGGCAAGCCAGACTCTTCAGAGCCTTATGTCCACCAACGAAGTCTGCAATATGCCGGTATACCGTCCATTAATTGCTTTTGACAAGCAGGATATCGTGACTATTTCGGAGAAGATAAACACCTATGAGACATCAATATTGCCTTATGAGGACTGCTGTACTATATTTGTGGCCAAGCATCCGGTAACAAAACCCAGCGCAAAGGTTATCCGTCATTCAGAGAAGCTGCTGGAGGAAAATATTGAAGCAATGACCAAAACGGCTCTGGAAACAAAAGAAATTATTATGATCAAGTAA
- a CDS encoding IreB family regulatory phosphoprotein: MQEINNTQFFKVQKENEISVREIISAVYTAMTEKGYNPVNQIVGYIMSGDPTYITNHNGARSLIMKVERDEILEQLLNDYIDRNLK; encoded by the coding sequence ATGCAGGAGATTAACAATACACAGTTTTTTAAGGTTCAAAAGGAAAATGAGATATCTGTAAGAGAGATTATTTCTGCCGTATATACAGCCATGACGGAGAAAGGCTATAATCCGGTAAATCAGATTGTTGGCTACATTATGTCCGGGGACCCTACCTACATAACCAATCATAATGGTGCCAGAAGTTTGATTATGAAAGTAGAACGTGATGAAATTCTGGAACAATTACTGAATGATTACATTGACCGTAACCTTAAATAA
- the dnaJ gene encoding molecular chaperone DnaJ produces the protein MADKRDYYEVLGVSKTATEDEIKKAYRQLAKKYHPDANPGDKEAEVKFKEASEAYAVLSDGDKRRQYDQFGHSAFDGGAGGAGGFDFTNMDMGDIFGDIFGDLFGGGRTRRASNGPMKGPNVRAGVRITFEEAVTGVDKELDINLKEECTTCSGSGAKPGTGTETCKKCGGKGQVVYTQQSLFGMVRNVQSCPDCNGTGKVIKDKCTVCYGSGYVNRKKKIQVSIPAGIDNGQSIRIRDKGEPGVNGGERGDLLVEVTVTRHPIFQRQEYDIFSTAPISYAKAALGGDVKISTVDGDVLYTVKPGTQTDTKVRLRGKGIPTLRNKQVRGDHYVTLVVQVPTKLTADQKELLQKFEEAMEGKSETESHEGDKEKEKGKKKFFGKDK, from the coding sequence ATGGCAGATAAACGTGATTATTATGAGGTCCTTGGAGTATCCAAGACTGCAACAGAGGATGAAATAAAGAAAGCATACAGACAGCTTGCCAAGAAGTATCATCCCGATGCGAATCCGGGGGATAAGGAAGCAGAAGTAAAATTTAAAGAAGCTTCAGAGGCGTATGCAGTATTAAGTGATGGAGATAAGAGAAGGCAATACGACCAGTTCGGTCACTCTGCTTTTGACGGCGGAGCCGGTGGCGCTGGTGGATTTGATTTTACCAACATGGATATGGGGGATATCTTTGGAGATATTTTCGGAGATCTGTTTGGCGGCGGAAGAACCAGAAGAGCCAGTAATGGCCCCATGAAGGGACCTAATGTCCGTGCCGGTGTAAGAATAACCTTTGAAGAAGCAGTAACTGGCGTTGATAAAGAATTAGATATTAACTTAAAAGAAGAGTGTACTACTTGTAGCGGCTCTGGTGCAAAACCGGGTACCGGAACAGAGACCTGCAAAAAGTGCGGTGGAAAAGGCCAGGTAGTATATACCCAGCAATCCTTATTCGGTATGGTTAGAAATGTTCAGAGCTGTCCTGATTGTAATGGAACGGGTAAGGTAATAAAAGATAAATGTACCGTTTGTTATGGCAGCGGTTATGTGAACAGAAAGAAGAAAATCCAGGTATCCATTCCGGCAGGTATTGATAATGGGCAAAGCATCCGTATCAGGGATAAGGGAGAACCAGGAGTTAATGGTGGCGAAAGAGGAGATCTGCTGGTTGAAGTTACTGTGACACGTCACCCTATATTCCAGAGACAGGAATACGATATTTTCTCAACTGCTCCTATCTCTTATGCAAAAGCTGCCCTTGGTGGTGATGTTAAGATCAGCACAGTAGACGGTGATGTACTCTATACTGTAAAACCTGGTACGCAGACCGATACCAAAGTAAGGCTCAGAGGAAAGGGAATACCTACACTTCGTAACAAACAGGTCAGAGGTGATCACTATGTAACGCTGGTAGTTCAGGTACCTACAAAACTCACAGCTGATCAGAAAGAACTGCTCCAGAAATTTGAGGAAGCAATGGAAGGCAAGAGCGAGACGGAGTCCCACGAAGGTGATAAGGAAAAAGAAAAAGGTAAAAAAAAGTTTTTCGGAAAAGATAAATAA
- the ruvX gene encoding Holliday junction resolvase RuvX produces the protein MRIMGLDYGSVTVGVAISDELLITAQGIETINRKQENKLRQTLARIEELIKEYNVDRIVLGYPKNMNNTIGERALKSEEFSEMLKRRTGLPVILWDERLTTAAANQTLILGDVRREDRKAVIDKLAAVLILQGYLDYLSNKLKFDLPD, from the coding sequence ATGAGAATTATGGGATTGGATTACGGCTCTGTAACAGTTGGAGTCGCAATTAGTGATGAGCTGCTGATAACGGCACAAGGTATTGAGACCATTAATCGTAAGCAGGAAAATAAATTAAGGCAAACCTTAGCCAGAATTGAAGAATTGATTAAGGAATACAATGTTGATCGTATTGTTTTGGGCTACCCAAAGAATATGAATAATACCATTGGAGAGCGTGCATTAAAATCAGAAGAATTTTCAGAGATGTTAAAGCGAAGAACCGGACTGCCGGTAATACTCTGGGATGAAAGACTGACTACAGCAGCAGCCAATCAGACTTTAATACTTGGTGATGTCAGAAGAGAAGACAGAAAGGCAGTAATTGATAAACTGGCAGCTGTACTGATACTTCAGGGATATCTGGACTATTTAAGCAATAAGCTTAAGTTTGACCTGCCTGACTAA
- a CDS encoding 16S rRNA (uracil(1498)-N(3))-methyltransferase, which translates to MHRFYVQENQINNGAVTLTGEDVNHIKNVLRMKAGDEVVLCNGKGRDYHCVITELQKDEVLLKVIKEWEADTELRGKIYLFQGLPKKDKMELIIQKSVELGVFEIVPVMTRRTVVKLEDEKKERKKLERWQAIAESAAKQSRRGIIPRVTEVYSFKKALEYAAKVNIKLMPYENEKGISYTKEILNRISSNESVGVFIGPEGGFEESEVETAKKNGFIPVSLGKRILRTETAGLTALSLLMMQMEGEDSIGLRNEV; encoded by the coding sequence ATGCACCGTTTTTATGTACAGGAGAATCAAATAAATAATGGGGCCGTAACCCTGACCGGAGAAGATGTTAATCATATAAAGAATGTCCTCCGAATGAAAGCCGGGGATGAAGTGGTTCTCTGCAATGGCAAAGGCAGGGATTACCATTGTGTCATAACGGAATTACAAAAAGATGAAGTATTGTTGAAGGTCATCAAAGAGTGGGAGGCAGACACAGAATTAAGAGGTAAGATTTACCTCTTTCAAGGCCTGCCGAAAAAGGATAAAATGGAATTGATTATTCAAAAATCCGTAGAACTTGGAGTTTTTGAGATTGTACCGGTTATGACCCGCAGAACTGTAGTTAAATTAGAAGATGAGAAGAAAGAGCGTAAAAAGCTTGAAAGATGGCAGGCGATTGCAGAAAGTGCAGCCAAACAGTCCCGCAGGGGGATTATACCTCGTGTAACGGAAGTATACTCCTTTAAAAAAGCTTTGGAGTATGCTGCTAAAGTAAATATAAAGCTGATGCCCTATGAAAATGAAAAGGGTATATCCTACACAAAAGAAATCCTTAATCGTATCAGCAGCAATGAGAGTGTAGGAGTATTTATCGGTCCGGAAGGCGGATTTGAAGAGAGTGAAGTGGAGACAGCCAAAAAAAATGGATTTATTCCTGTCAGCCTTGGAAAAAGAATTCTTAGAACTGAGACGGCAGGGTTAACAGCACTCTCTCTTTTGATGATGCAGATGGAAGGTGAAGATTCAATTGGATTAAGGAATGAGGTTTAA
- a CDS encoding HPr family phosphocarrier protein, with product MKTVKISLNSIDKVKSFVNDVTKFDTDFDLVSGRYVIDAKSIMGIFSLDLSKPIDLNIHNEESVEKILSVLSPYIVE from the coding sequence ATGAAAACAGTCAAAATCTCTCTTAATTCAATTGATAAGGTTAAATCTTTCGTAAACGATGTTACTAAATTTGATACTGACTTTGATTTAGTTTCTGGAAGATACGTAATCGACGCAAAATCAATCATGGGTATTTTCAGTTTGGATTTATCTAAACCCATTGATTTAAATATTCATAACGAAGAAAGCGTAGAAAAGATTCTTAGCGTTTTAAGTCCTTACATTGTTGAATAA
- a CDS encoding cysteine desulfurase family protein codes for MEIYLDNAATTRPYDSVRSIMLETLDTAFGNPSSMHGKGFEAERYVKEATDIIAKSLKADPKEIIFTSGGTESNNLALIGAASALKRRGNHIITTMIEHPSVHNPVLFLEENGYRVTYVPVDSMGRMKEEELLEAVGEDTILVSFMYVNNEVGSIQPISEMSRKIKEKNPNVCIHVDAIQAYGKFRIYPAREGIDLLSASGHKIHGPKGVGFLYVNSKVKIKPVLFGGGQQRGIRSGTENVPGIAGLGQAVKEGLSHQDEIVTKLYEIKAYFIERLKEIEGTFVNCTEENIKKTAPHILSVSFEGIKSEVLLHALEDKGIYVSAGSACASNHPGLSGTLKAVGLRNDLLDSTIRFSFSGFTTIEEAGQAIEALKELVPVLRKYSRR; via the coding sequence ATGGAGATATATTTGGATAACGCCGCAACTACCAGACCCTATGATTCCGTCCGAAGCATTATGCTGGAGACCCTGGATACAGCTTTTGGTAATCCCTCTTCTATGCACGGAAAGGGTTTTGAAGCGGAGAGATATGTAAAAGAAGCAACGGATATTATTGCAAAGAGTTTGAAAGCTGATCCCAAAGAAATTATATTTACTTCCGGAGGGACGGAAAGCAATAATCTTGCCTTAATAGGAGCTGCTTCAGCTCTTAAGAGAAGAGGAAATCATATCATTACTACAATGATAGAGCATCCTTCGGTACATAACCCAGTCCTTTTTCTGGAAGAAAACGGATACCGGGTAACTTATGTACCCGTTGATTCCATGGGAAGAATGAAAGAAGAAGAATTACTGGAAGCCGTAGGGGAAGACACCATACTGGTTTCCTTTATGTATGTTAACAACGAAGTTGGTTCTATTCAGCCCATAAGTGAAATGAGCCGTAAAATTAAAGAAAAGAATCCTAATGTTTGTATACATGTTGATGCTATCCAGGCCTATGGAAAATTTCGTATTTATCCTGCCAGAGAAGGTATTGACTTACTCTCAGCCAGCGGACATAAAATCCATGGTCCAAAGGGAGTGGGCTTTTTGTATGTAAACAGTAAGGTTAAGATAAAACCCGTGTTATTTGGCGGGGGACAGCAAAGAGGAATACGCTCTGGAACAGAAAATGTGCCGGGAATTGCAGGCTTAGGCCAGGCAGTAAAGGAAGGCTTAAGTCATCAGGATGAAATTGTTACGAAATTATACGAAATCAAAGCGTATTTTATTGAAAGACTGAAAGAAATAGAAGGAACTTTTGTAAATTGTACAGAGGAGAATATCAAAAAAACAGCTCCGCATATTTTAAGTGTCAGCTTCGAAGGAATAAAGAGTGAAGTTCTTTTGCATGCTCTGGAGGATAAGGGAATTTATGTTTCAGCAGGCTCTGCCTGTGCCTCCAATCATCCGGGACTAAGCGGCACGTTAAAAGCTGTAGGGTTAAGGAATGATTTACTGGATTCCACAATAAGATTCAGCTTCTCAGGATTTACAACGATAGAGGAGGCCGGACAAGCTATCGAGGCTTTGAAAGAATTGGTGCCGGTATTACGGAAATACAGCCGCCGTTAA
- the dnaK gene encoding molecular chaperone DnaK, giving the protein MGKIIGIDLGTTNSCVAVMEGGKPVVIANTEGARTTPSVVAFTKTGERLAGEAAKRQAVTNSDKTISSIKRHMGTDYKVTIDDKKYTPQEISAMVLQKLKADAESYLGEKVTEAVITVPAYFNDAQRQATKDAGKIAGLDVKRIINEPTAAALAYGLDNEHEQKIMVYDLGGGTFDVSIIEIGDGVIEVLATSGDNRLGGDDFDDKITRYMIEEFKKTEGVDLSLDKMALQRLKEAAEKAKKELSSATTTNINLPFITATAEGPKHFDMNLTRAKFDELTHDLVERTTVPVQNALRDAGLTASDLKKVLLVGGSTRIPAVQDKVRQLTGQEASKTLNPDECVAIGASIQGGKLAGDAGAGDILLLDVTPLSLSIETMGGVATRLIERNTTIPTKKSQVFSTAADNQSAVDINVVQGERQFAKDNKSLGQFRLDGIPPARRGVPQIEVTFDIDANGILNVSAKDLGTGREQHITITGGSNLSDADIDKAVKEAAEYEAQDKKRKEAVEVRNDADSMIFQTEKALTEVGDKINPDDKTKVEADLNHLKDLLQKSNPEVMSDGEVEDIKAAKEKLMESAQALFAKLYEQSQGGPAPDMSGAQGGADASYGDDVVDGDYREV; this is encoded by the coding sequence AATCGATTTAGGTACCACAAACTCATGTGTAGCAGTAATGGAAGGCGGAAAGCCCGTAGTTATTGCAAATACCGAAGGAGCAAGAACAACTCCCTCCGTAGTAGCTTTTACAAAGACAGGAGAAAGATTAGCAGGTGAAGCCGCTAAACGTCAGGCAGTAACAAATTCCGATAAGACAATCTCTTCCATTAAGAGACATATGGGAACTGATTATAAAGTTACAATCGACGATAAAAAATATACTCCTCAGGAAATTTCCGCAATGGTACTTCAGAAATTAAAAGCGGATGCTGAAAGCTACCTGGGTGAGAAAGTAACAGAAGCTGTTATTACGGTTCCTGCTTACTTTAACGATGCTCAAAGACAGGCAACGAAAGATGCGGGTAAGATTGCAGGACTTGATGTTAAGAGAATTATCAACGAGCCTACAGCTGCTGCTTTGGCATATGGCCTTGACAACGAACATGAGCAGAAAATCATGGTTTACGATTTAGGTGGTGGTACCTTCGACGTTTCCATCATTGAAATTGGAGATGGTGTTATTGAAGTATTAGCTACTTCCGGTGATAACCGTCTAGGTGGTGATGACTTTGACGATAAGATTACCAGATATATGATCGAAGAATTTAAAAAGACAGAAGGTGTTGACTTAAGTCTTGATAAAATGGCACTTCAGAGATTAAAAGAAGCAGCTGAGAAGGCTAAGAAAGAGTTATCTTCTGCGACTACAACAAACATAAATCTTCCTTTCATCACTGCAACAGCAGAAGGTCCCAAGCACTTCGATATGAACTTGACAAGAGCTAAATTTGATGAGCTTACACATGACCTGGTGGAGAGAACAACAGTACCTGTTCAGAACGCATTAAGAGACGCCGGACTTACAGCTTCTGACCTTAAGAAAGTACTATTAGTAGGTGGTTCTACACGTATACCTGCTGTACAGGATAAAGTTAGACAGTTAACTGGCCAGGAAGCTTCCAAGACCTTAAATCCCGATGAATGTGTTGCTATTGGTGCTTCCATTCAGGGTGGTAAATTAGCAGGTGATGCCGGTGCAGGAGATATCCTTCTTCTTGATGTTACTCCACTGTCCTTAAGCATTGAGACTATGGGTGGTGTGGCTACCAGATTAATTGAAAGAAATACAACTATTCCTACTAAGAAGAGTCAGGTATTCTCAACAGCCGCAGATAATCAGAGCGCAGTTGATATTAACGTTGTACAGGGTGAAAGACAGTTTGCCAAAGACAACAAGAGCCTTGGACAATTCCGTCTGGATGGAATTCCACCAGCAAGAAGAGGTGTTCCTCAGATCGAAGTTACCTTTGATATTGATGCCAATGGTATCTTAAATGTATCAGCTAAAGATTTAGGAACAGGAAGAGAACAGCATATCACAATTACCGGAGGTTCTAACCTTTCTGATGCAGATATCGACAAGGCAGTAAAAGAAGCTGCTGAATATGAAGCACAGGATAAGAAACGTAAAGAAGCAGTAGAAGTTAGAAATGATGCAGATTCTATGATATTCCAGACGGAAAAGGCTTTAACTGAAGTTGGTGATAAGATTAATCCTGATGATAAGACAAAGGTTGAGGCTGACTTAAATCACTTAAAAGATTTACTTCAGAAATCCAATCCGGAAGTTATGTCCGACGGCGAAGTAGAAGATATCAAAGCTGCGAAAGAGAAATTAATGGAAAGTGCTCAGGCTTTATTTGCTAAGCTTTATGAGCAGTCACAGGGCGGTCCTGCACCTGATATGTCAGGCGCACAGGGCGGTGCAGATGCTTCTTACGGAGATGATGTAGTAGACGGTGACTACAGAGAAGTTTAA
- the prmA gene encoding 50S ribosomal protein L11 methyltransferase, with protein sequence MKWVKLTLKTLTEAVELVSDMLMEMGIEGIEIQDNVPITERERKELFIDILPELDVSNHEAFISFYLEEEADVDATVNAVKEGLAEISQFVDTGAGEIEISVTEDLDWINNWKAFFKPFRLEDNIVIKPTWEVLTDKREGDIVIELDPGTSFGTGSHETTKLCILALRKYLKAGMQVLDVGCGSGILSIIASRLGAETVLGTDIDPRAVEASAENTEVNGLTREKVSFISGDIISDEEIKKIAGFEKYDIVVANILADIIIPLSGKIGEHLKKGGLFISSGIINTKKEQVLSAIKSNGFEVLGVEEMGDWVSVIAIK encoded by the coding sequence ATGAAATGGGTAAAACTCACTCTTAAGACTCTCACAGAAGCAGTAGAGCTTGTAAGTGACATGCTGATGGAAATGGGTATAGAAGGAATAGAGATTCAGGATAATGTTCCCATAACCGAAAGAGAGCGTAAAGAGTTGTTTATAGACATTCTTCCAGAACTTGATGTATCCAATCATGAGGCATTTATCAGCTTCTATCTGGAGGAAGAAGCCGATGTTGATGCAACTGTGAATGCTGTAAAGGAAGGACTTGCAGAGATATCACAATTTGTTGACACCGGCGCTGGTGAAATCGAGATCTCTGTGACAGAGGACCTTGACTGGATTAATAATTGGAAAGCTTTCTTTAAGCCTTTTCGTTTAGAGGATAATATTGTTATTAAACCAACCTGGGAAGTCCTGACGGATAAAAGAGAGGGAGATATTGTCATCGAACTGGATCCGGGAACTTCTTTTGGAACCGGTTCTCATGAGACTACCAAGCTGTGTATTCTGGCCTTGAGGAAGTATTTAAAAGCCGGCATGCAGGTACTTGATGTAGGTTGTGGCAGCGGAATCCTTTCAATTATTGCATCCAGACTTGGAGCTGAAACCGTCCTTGGAACGGACATAGACCCTCGTGCTGTGGAAGCCTCTGCAGAAAACACAGAAGTGAATGGGCTTACAAGGGAAAAAGTATCCTTTATAAGCGGTGATATTATATCCGATGAGGAAATTAAGAAAATTGCAGGATTCGAAAAATATGATATAGTAGTAGCAAATATTCTTGCAGATATCATTATTCCCTTATCGGGAAAAATTGGTGAACATCTAAAAAAAGGCGGACTTTTTATTAGTTCTGGAATTATCAATACAAAAAAGGAACAAGTGCTCAGCGCCATAAAGAGCAATGGTTTTGAGGTACTCGGCGTGGAAGAGATGGGAGACTGGGTATCTGTAATTGCAATAAAATAA
- a CDS encoding MiaB/RimO family radical SAM methylthiotransferase has product MDISNYEKNNRKTVAFLTLGCKVNSYETQGIKKLFEEEDYRVVEFHEKADVYVINTCTVTNIADRKSRQMLHKARKMNEDAIVMAVGCYAQAAGEQLKEDEAIDIVVGNNRKKDIIHILKAYIDDNTIDSVIDISGNIEYEDLEILDVSEKTRAYIKIQDGCNQFCSYCIIPYARGRVRSRFSKSILREARNLVEKGYQEVVLTGIHLSSYGIDFKKEGTLETAAVKAADIRVPEEELDGLEAFIREPGDYEPGTNYYLLELIKQLNQIEGLKRIRLGSLEPRIVTESFVKGLSELETICPHFHLSLQSGCNSTLKRMNRKYTTEVYLEKCLLLRKYFANPAITTDIIVGFPGETAEEFEQTKEYLRKIQFAQMHVFKFSPRKGTRAADMADPVKEETKAERSNQLLHLAEEMSEDYKRSFIGKAEKLLVEEETIIEGETYQIGHNERYLKLAVKSEKSLTNQILTVKVQEFLNKEMMFCESMD; this is encoded by the coding sequence ATGGATATTAGTAATTACGAGAAAAATAACCGAAAGACAGTTGCATTTCTTACTCTCGGCTGTAAAGTTAATTCCTACGAAACCCAGGGTATCAAAAAGCTTTTTGAGGAAGAGGATTACCGTGTAGTTGAATTTCATGAAAAAGCAGATGTTTATGTAATCAATACCTGTACAGTAACTAATATAGCAGACAGAAAATCACGTCAGATGCTTCATAAAGCCCGTAAAATGAACGAAGATGCCATTGTTATGGCAGTAGGTTGTTATGCTCAGGCTGCTGGTGAGCAGCTTAAGGAAGATGAAGCTATTGATATAGTGGTAGGAAATAACAGAAAAAAAGATATCATTCATATATTAAAAGCGTATATTGATGATAATACTATAGATAGTGTGATTGATATTTCCGGGAACATTGAGTATGAGGATCTGGAAATACTGGATGTATCAGAGAAGACCAGAGCGTATATAAAGATACAGGATGGCTGCAATCAATTCTGCTCCTATTGTATCATACCATATGCCAGAGGCAGAGTACGAAGCAGATTCAGCAAATCTATTTTAAGAGAAGCCAGGAACCTGGTGGAAAAAGGATACCAGGAAGTTGTCCTGACAGGAATTCACCTGTCCTCCTATGGAATTGATTTTAAGAAGGAAGGGACCTTGGAGACTGCTGCTGTCAAAGCGGCAGATATTCGTGTGCCAGAAGAAGAGCTCGACGGACTGGAGGCTTTTATCAGGGAACCTGGCGATTATGAACCGGGAACTAATTACTATCTTCTGGAGCTGATAAAACAGCTGAATCAGATTGAAGGGCTGAAAAGAATCCGATTGGGTTCATTAGAGCCGAGAATCGTAACAGAAAGCTTTGTGAAAGGTTTGTCTGAACTGGAAACGATCTGCCCTCATTTCCACTTATCTCTTCAGAGTGGCTGTAACAGCACCTTAAAAAGGATGAATAGAAAGTATACCACAGAAGTATACTTAGAAAAGTGCCTGCTGCTAAGAAAATATTTTGCGAATCCAGCTATAACAACGGATATTATTGTTGGGTTTCCGGGTGAAACTGCAGAGGAATTTGAACAGACCAAGGAGTATCTGCGAAAAATACAATTCGCCCAGATGCATGTCTTTAAATTCTCACCCAGAAAAGGTACCAGAGCTGCGGATATGGCAGATCCGGTAAAAGAAGAAACAAAAGCAGAAAGAAGCAATCAGCTGCTGCACCTTGCAGAAGAGATGTCAGAGGACTATAAGAGAAGCTTTATAGGTAAGGCAGAGAAGCTTCTGGTAGAAGAAGAAACCATAATTGAGGGTGAAACCTATCAGATTGGCCATAACGAAAGATACCTGAAATTGGCTGTAAAATCCGAAAAAAGCCTTACAAATCAGATACTTACCGTTAAGGTACAGGAATTTCTTAACAAAGAAATGATGTTTTGTGAAAGTATGGATTGA